From the genome of Cognaticolwellia beringensis, one region includes:
- a CDS encoding acyl-CoA thioesterase: MSQAQRDITLRFLAEPQDVNFGGKVHGGAVMKWIDLAAYACSAGWSGRYCVTAYAGGIRFVAPIHVGSLVEVEAKVIYTGKSSMHIALEVNACDPKSLNRRLTTHCIVIMVAVDQNGQPERVPQWIPETEIDKTQHATAIKLMEIRKKIGEEMQIFVED; the protein is encoded by the coding sequence ATGTCCCAAGCTCAAAGAGATATCACACTGAGATTTTTAGCCGAACCACAAGACGTTAACTTCGGTGGTAAAGTCCATGGTGGTGCGGTAATGAAATGGATTGATCTAGCCGCATATGCTTGTTCTGCGGGATGGAGTGGTCGCTATTGTGTCACTGCATACGCCGGTGGTATTCGATTTGTTGCCCCAATCCATGTTGGCAGCTTGGTGGAAGTGGAAGCGAAAGTTATTTATACCGGAAAGTCTTCAATGCATATTGCGTTGGAAGTGAATGCTTGTGATCCTAAATCATTAAATAGACGCTTAACAACACATTGCATTGTTATTATGGTGGCCGTAGATCAAAACGGTCAGCCTGAGCGCGTACCTCAATGGATACCTGAAACTGAGATAGACAAAACGCAGCATGCTACAGCGATAAAATTAATGGAAATACGGAAAAAAATTGGCGAAGAAATGCAAATATTTGTCGAAGATTAA